In Pedobacter sp. SL55, the following proteins share a genomic window:
- a CDS encoding RagB/SusD family nutrient uptake outer membrane protein: MKKIIICLLATVFFTGCTDLKEEILNEQDGSKTLNDIENMGTVVAPAYAYLRDIQNRSGVWGTILATTDEMAWPARGSDWVNANQQTLTTHEYTPQNTYIRNTWNSFLIGITKANLALYYLDRYPQTEEVKLYQAEVKFVRALCMFLLNDNFGKFPFREFSQLDYSASPQILTRETAVPRMIQELTEIIPVLKKKTEVPYGRISKAAAQMLLAKIYLNYKVYLNQEKWQEVIALCDDIINSGQYKIADDYWALFQYDNAKYGYDTESILSVIYDENLGLTGSVWVPITLHYNQKFGSFTSLWNGCCTTETFFDTWNTSDLRFKDTRLVSKLGFNQGFLVGQQYGVDGTALKTRTGEPLIFTKQFNINNSSEQAGVRVVKYAPDPLTKNTGAAGNDFHFYRLADTYLMRAEAKFRNGDASGALGDINILRAKRSQAALLSVDLEKIYNERGYELYWEGHRRNDMVRFGTYTAARDNKNYISASYKVLLPIPISALEANPELKQNTGY, translated from the coding sequence ATGAAAAAAATAATTATATGCTTGCTTGCAACAGTATTTTTTACTGGCTGTACCGATCTTAAAGAAGAAATTCTTAACGAGCAAGACGGAAGCAAAACGCTTAATGATATAGAAAACATGGGCACAGTAGTTGCCCCAGCGTATGCTTACCTTCGCGATATACAAAACCGTAGTGGTGTTTGGGGCACAATATTGGCCACTACCGATGAAATGGCTTGGCCAGCCCGTGGTTCTGATTGGGTAAATGCTAACCAACAAACCTTAACAACGCATGAGTATACACCACAAAATACTTACATCAGAAACACTTGGAACAGCTTTTTAATTGGTATCACAAAAGCTAACCTTGCCTTGTACTATTTAGATAGATACCCGCAAACAGAAGAAGTAAAATTGTACCAGGCAGAAGTTAAGTTTGTGCGTGCTTTGTGTATGTTTTTGCTTAACGATAATTTTGGTAAATTCCCGTTCAGAGAGTTTTCTCAGTTAGATTATTCTGCCTCACCTCAAATTTTAACAAGAGAAACCGCTGTGCCAAGAATGATACAAGAACTTACCGAGATTATTCCCGTGCTTAAAAAGAAAACTGAAGTACCATACGGCAGAATATCAAAAGCGGCAGCCCAAATGCTACTGGCAAAAATATATTTAAATTATAAGGTATATCTAAATCAAGAAAAATGGCAAGAAGTAATTGCCCTTTGCGATGATATTATTAATTCTGGCCAATATAAAATAGCTGATGATTATTGGGCGCTTTTCCAATACGATAATGCTAAATATGGATACGATACAGAATCTATTCTATCAGTAATTTACGATGAAAACCTAGGGCTAACCGGTTCAGTTTGGGTTCCTATTACCTTACATTATAACCAAAAATTTGGCAGTTTCACTAGCCTTTGGAATGGTTGCTGTACCACAGAAACGTTTTTTGATACATGGAATACTTCGGATTTAAGGTTTAAGGACACACGATTAGTTAGCAAACTTGGTTTTAACCAAGGCTTTTTGGTAGGGCAACAATATGGCGTAGATGGTACTGCCTTAAAAACACGTACCGGAGAGCCATTAATTTTTACTAAGCAGTTCAATATCAATAACTCATCAGAGCAGGCTGGGGTACGTGTGGTTAAATATGCACCAGATCCGTTAACTAAAAATACTGGTGCAGCAGGTAATGATTTTCACTTTTATCGCCTAGCAGATACTTATTTAATGCGTGCAGAAGCTAAATTTAGAAACGGTGATGCTAGCGGAGCCTTAGGTGATATTAACATTTTAAGAGCCAAAAGAAGCCAAGCGGCACTGTTATCGGTTGATTTGGAAAAAATCTATAACGAGAGAGGCTATGAACTGTATTGGGAAGGTCACCGTAGAAACGATATGGTACGTTTTGGTACTTATACTGCGGCCAGAGATAATAAAAACTACATATCGGCCAGCTATAAAGTTTTATTGCCAATTCCAATTAGTGCATTAGAGGCAAATCCAGAATTAAAACAAAATACAGGCTATTAA
- a CDS encoding glycosyl hydrolase family 95 catalytic domain-containing protein: MNLRIYLVLMLFMLPVAIWAQHPWEITAEKITTDNYYGITVANGMVGIVSSPQPLQVKEVVLAGVYDQYARGRVSNFLPSYNLLNMKLAINGAGITMANIANYTQKLDMRKGEFVGSFDYKDVANVTYSYTALRHLPHTVMMEVTVKMKTSGTIVVDNLLETPSALRDQQNYFNEIEKAHVYIPLLTSVAKSPTGSTTIAASNTFLFNESKENQPNIVHKMNDMHIHTAKFAKQLASGQEYSFALIGTLISSVHTPDPYNQAERSTIFASLEGVKRLKEKHYKEWQKLWQSDIEIEGDLQAQQDIRSMLYHLYAFSREDSGYSVSPMGLSGLGYNGHVFWDTEIWMYPPMLLLHPEVAKSMIDYRFDRLQQAKKNASIYGYKGAMFPWESAHSGMEETPVWALTGPFEHHITACVGIAAWNYYLVTKDKQWLKEKGWPLLKETANFWQSRVEANDKGEYEIKNVVAADEWAENVDNNAFTNAAASKNLLAASKCAAELGLQPNAEWQKIAANLVIKKMPNGVTREHDSYTDQQIKQADVNLLAYPLKVIRDKEQIKRDLAFYETKVPQKGTPAMTQAIFSLLYSHLGDGEKAYHWFSDAYQKNLNPPFRVIAEFKGGTNPYFATGAGGLLQAVIMGFGGVNIKDDGGIEQIKTALPPHWKSVVIKGVGINKRTYKVAK, encoded by the coding sequence ATGAATTTGAGAATATATTTAGTGCTAATGTTATTTATGTTGCCAGTGGCGATATGGGCTCAGCACCCTTGGGAAATCACTGCCGAAAAAATCACTACAGATAACTATTACGGAATTACGGTTGCTAACGGTATGGTGGGCATTGTGTCGTCGCCACAGCCGTTACAGGTAAAAGAAGTGGTGCTTGCCGGAGTATACGACCAATACGCCCGCGGGAGGGTAAGTAATTTTTTACCTAGCTATAACCTGCTCAACATGAAACTTGCCATTAACGGTGCAGGTATTACCATGGCCAACATAGCTAACTACACCCAAAAATTAGATATGCGCAAAGGCGAATTTGTTGGCTCTTTTGATTATAAAGATGTGGCCAATGTAACCTACAGCTATACTGCTTTACGCCATTTGCCTCATACGGTAATGATGGAGGTAACCGTAAAGATGAAGACCAGCGGAACAATTGTAGTAGACAATTTGCTAGAAACTCCATCCGCACTGCGAGACCAACAAAATTATTTTAACGAAATTGAGAAGGCGCATGTATATATCCCTCTACTCACATCTGTTGCAAAAAGCCCTACAGGTTCTACAACCATTGCCGCCAGCAATACATTCCTATTTAACGAGAGCAAAGAAAACCAGCCTAACATTGTTCATAAAATGAATGACATGCACATTCATACGGCTAAATTTGCCAAGCAATTGGCTAGTGGTCAAGAGTATTCTTTTGCTTTGATAGGAACCCTTATTTCTTCGGTGCATACGCCAGATCCATATAACCAAGCCGAGCGCTCTACTATATTTGCTTCCTTAGAGGGCGTAAAACGATTGAAAGAAAAACATTATAAAGAATGGCAAAAACTGTGGCAAAGCGATATAGAAATTGAGGGAGATTTACAGGCGCAGCAAGATATTAGAAGCATGTTATACCATTTGTACGCTTTTTCTAGGGAAGATAGCGGCTACTCGGTTTCGCCTATGGGGTTAAGCGGTTTGGGTTATAATGGGCATGTGTTTTGGGACACAGAAATATGGATGTACCCGCCCATGCTGTTGCTACACCCTGAAGTGGCCAAAAGCATGATAGATTATCGTTTTGATCGCTTGCAACAGGCAAAGAAAAATGCCAGCATTTACGGCTATAAAGGGGCAATGTTTCCTTGGGAAAGCGCACACTCCGGAATGGAAGAAACCCCTGTTTGGGCACTAACAGGTCCATTTGAACATCATATCACAGCTTGCGTTGGCATTGCTGCTTGGAATTATTATCTGGTAACAAAAGACAAGCAATGGCTTAAAGAAAAAGGATGGCCACTTTTGAAAGAAACTGCTAATTTTTGGCAAAGTAGGGTTGAAGCCAATGATAAGGGCGAATATGAGATTAAAAATGTTGTAGCGGCTGATGAATGGGCCGAAAATGTAGATAACAATGCATTTACCAATGCTGCGGCCTCTAAAAATTTATTGGCAGCTAGTAAATGCGCAGCAGAGCTTGGTTTGCAGCCCAATGCCGAATGGCAAAAAATAGCCGCAAACTTAGTGATCAAAAAAATGCCAAATGGAGTAACTCGCGAGCACGATTCTTATACAGATCAGCAGATAAAACAAGCCGACGTTAACCTATTAGCTTACCCACTAAAAGTGATAAGAGATAAAGAACAAATTAAACGAGATCTCGCTTTTTACGAAACTAAAGTGCCACAAAAAGGTACACCTGCAATGACACAGGCCATATTTTCGCTCTTATACAGTCATCTTGGCGATGGAGAAAAAGCCTACCACTGGTTTAGCGATGCTTACCAAAAAAATCTTAATCCGCCTTTTAGGGTTATTGCCGAGTTTAAGGGCGGTACCAACCCTTATTTTGCTACTGGTGCAGGTGGTTTGCTGCAAGCAGTAATTATGGGTTTTGGCGGTGTAAATATTAAAGATGATGGAGGTATAGAGCAAATTAAAACAGCGCTTCCGCCACATTGGAAAAGTGTAGTAATTAAAGGTGTTGGGATAAATAAACGAACTTACAAAGTTGCTAAGTAA
- a CDS encoding pirin family protein, protein MSNIQLIIEERPSDIGNFLVGRLLPFREKRLVGPFCFIDHMGPVTLSENESFDIAPHPHIGLSTLTFLFEGAIMHRDGLGTEVEIKPGQVNWMTAGKGIAHSERTPDYLRGSVRNMHGLQIWVALPKHLEQMEPEFYHADGADIPTWQEDGVDFKLIAGEAFGRKSPIPVYSPLYFIEIKSTEEKTLKIGDDLFGESGLYILEGSVSSEGNTFGPKNFLVAKDAKLCEFTIAANTTVYIFGGEPFAEERFIYWNFVATSRELIEDAKQRWLKQEFGKVPGETDFVPLPPQSKNVK, encoded by the coding sequence ATGTCAAATATTCAACTCATTATAGAAGAAAGACCAAGCGATATTGGTAATTTTTTAGTCGGCAGGTTACTTCCTTTTAGGGAAAAAAGATTGGTAGGGCCATTTTGTTTTATAGACCACATGGGACCAGTAACGCTTAGCGAAAATGAAAGTTTTGATATTGCGCCACATCCGCACATTGGCTTATCTACACTTACCTTTTTGTTTGAGGGAGCCATTATGCACCGCGATGGCTTGGGCACCGAAGTAGAAATTAAGCCTGGTCAAGTAAATTGGATGACTGCCGGCAAAGGTATTGCACACTCTGAACGCACACCAGATTATTTGAGAGGCTCGGTAAGAAATATGCACGGTTTACAAATTTGGGTAGCCCTACCAAAGCATTTGGAACAGATGGAACCCGAGTTTTACCATGCCGATGGTGCAGATATTCCAACTTGGCAAGAAGATGGTGTTGATTTTAAATTAATTGCTGGCGAAGCTTTTGGCAGAAAATCGCCGATACCGGTTTACAGTCCGCTGTATTTTATAGAAATTAAAAGTACCGAAGAAAAAACGCTAAAAATTGGCGATGATTTGTTTGGCGAAAGTGGCTTATACATTTTGGAAGGTAGCGTAAGCAGCGAAGGCAATACTTTTGGCCCGAAAAATTTCTTGGTAGCTAAAGATGCCAAGCTTTGCGAGTTTACTATAGCAGCTAATACCACAGTATATATATTTGGTGGCGAACCTTTTGCAGAAGAGCGTTTTATTTATTGGAATTTTGTGGCTACCAGCAGAGAATTAATTGAGGATGCCAAACAAAGGTGGTTAAAACAAGAGTTTGGAAAAGTTCCAGGAGAAACGGATTTTGTGCCATTGCCGCCGCAAAGCAAGAATGTGAAATAA
- a CDS encoding SulP family inorganic anion transporter codes for MPHFNFSQKISYKNEILAGLTVAMTMIPESLSFAILAGFPPLMGLYAAFIMGLVTAVLGGRPGLVSGGAGATVITLIALMKLHGLEYVFAAVVVAGIIQIAVGWFKLGKFIRLVPQSVMYGFVNGLAIVIFMSQLTQFKVQGTEEWLSGTPLYTMVGLTALTILVVWLWPKITKAVPASLVAIMVVFALVLVFGIHTKTVSDIASVAGGFPPFHIPEVPFTFETLKIVFPFGLIMAMVGLTEGLLTLNLVDEIVGNKGDGNKESVAQGTANILNGFFFGMGGCPMIAQTLVNLSAGARARLSAIIGALTILLIILVGAPVIGKLPMAALTGVMMMVAVTTFEWSSFRIINKMPKADIFIGVVVAAVTVFLHNLALAVLIGVILSALVFAWESARRIRARKYIDEDGVKHYEIYGPLFFGSTTAFLEKFDLQEDPAEIVIDFKESRIADMSAIDAVHKITDRYRKLDKSVTLKHLSADSRKLLRNAAGAIEVNIDDPIYAVADR; via the coding sequence ATGCCCCATTTCAACTTTTCTCAAAAAATAAGCTATAAAAACGAAATACTAGCTGGCTTAACCGTGGCGATGACGATGATACCCGAGTCGTTGTCCTTTGCTATTTTGGCTGGTTTTCCTCCGTTAATGGGTTTGTATGCTGCTTTTATTATGGGTTTGGTTACTGCTGTTTTAGGCGGTAGGCCAGGTTTGGTATCGGGTGGTGCAGGAGCAACCGTGATTACCTTAATTGCGCTAATGAAACTGCATGGTTTGGAGTATGTTTTTGCTGCGGTGGTAGTGGCAGGTATTATTCAAATTGCAGTTGGTTGGTTTAAGTTGGGGAAATTCATCCGGCTGGTGCCGCAATCTGTAATGTATGGTTTTGTTAATGGCTTGGCAATCGTGATTTTTATGTCACAGTTAACCCAGTTTAAAGTGCAAGGAACAGAAGAATGGTTAAGTGGTACACCTTTATATACCATGGTGGGCTTAACGGCACTTACGATATTGGTGGTTTGGTTGTGGCCTAAAATTACCAAGGCAGTGCCAGCATCGTTAGTGGCTATTATGGTGGTTTTTGCACTTGTACTTGTATTTGGCATACACACCAAAACGGTAAGTGATATTGCTTCTGTAGCTGGCGGCTTTCCTCCGTTTCATATTCCAGAAGTGCCTTTTACTTTTGAAACCTTGAAAATTGTTTTTCCCTTTGGGTTAATTATGGCGATGGTAGGTTTAACCGAAGGTTTGCTGACCTTAAATTTGGTAGATGAAATTGTGGGCAACAAAGGCGATGGTAACAAAGAAAGTGTGGCGCAAGGTACGGCCAATATTTTAAATGGTTTCTTTTTTGGCATGGGCGGTTGCCCCATGATTGCACAAACTTTGGTTAATCTTTCTGCCGGAGCGAGAGCCAGGTTGTCTGCAATTATTGGTGCTTTAACTATTTTGCTGATTATTTTGGTTGGTGCACCCGTGATTGGAAAATTGCCTATGGCTGCGCTAACTGGTGTGATGATGATGGTGGCAGTGACCACCTTCGAATGGAGCAGTTTCCGTATCATCAATAAAATGCCTAAGGCTGATATTTTTATTGGGGTAGTGGTGGCTGCGGTTACTGTTTTTCTACATAATTTAGCGCTAGCGGTACTTATTGGCGTAATTCTATCTGCTTTGGTATTTGCTTGGGAAAGCGCCCGACGAATTAGAGCAAGAAAATACATCGATGAGGATGGTGTGAAGCATTACGAAATCTACGGTCCGCTGTTTTTCGGTTCTACCACTGCATTTCTAGAAAAGTTCGATTTACAGGAAGACCCAGCAGAAATTGTGATTGATTTTAAAGAAAGTAGAATTGCAGATATGAGTGCTATTGACGCAGTGCATAAAATTACCGACCGTTATCGTAAGCTGGATAAATCTGTTACGTTAAAACATTTAAGTGCGGATAGTAGGAAATTGTTGAGAAATGCCGCAGGGGCGATTGAAGTGAACATAGATGATCCTATTTACGCAGTGGCGGATAGGTAA
- the fabV gene encoding enoyl-ACP reductase FabV encodes MIIEPRMRGFICLTAHPDGAAQNVKNQIEYVKSKGANNGPKRVLVIGASTGFGLASRITAAYGSGAATIGVYFEKEPKEGKTASPGWYNTAAFEKQAQTDGLYAKSINGDAFSNEVKQQTIDLIKADLGQVDLIIYSLASPVRTNPKTGITHRSTLKPIGGTFSDKTVDFHTGIVSTVTIEPANEEEIENTVAVMGGEDWEMWIDDMKAAGVLAEGAITVAYSYIGPAVTEAVYRKGTIGRAKDHLEATAFTISDKLADLNGKAYVSVNKALVTQASSAIPVIPLYISFLYKTMKEKGLHEGCIEQIERLFAQRLYTGGDVPVDEKGRIRIDDWEMQDDVQAAVAELWKTADTDTLPQTGDLAGYKKDFLNLFGFDVAGVDYAADANEMVEIPGLQKAEA; translated from the coding sequence ATGATTATTGAACCTAGAATGCGTGGTTTTATTTGTTTAACAGCTCATCCAGATGGGGCTGCACAAAACGTAAAAAACCAAATTGAATATGTAAAATCTAAGGGGGCTAACAACGGCCCAAAAAGAGTTTTGGTAATTGGTGCTTCTACAGGCTTTGGTTTGGCTTCACGTATTACTGCAGCTTACGGCTCTGGTGCTGCTACAATTGGTGTTTATTTCGAAAAAGAACCTAAAGAAGGTAAAACCGCTTCGCCAGGTTGGTACAATACTGCCGCTTTTGAAAAACAAGCACAAACAGATGGTTTATACGCAAAAAGCATCAATGGCGATGCCTTTTCTAACGAGGTAAAACAACAAACTATCGATTTAATTAAAGCTGATTTGGGCCAGGTAGATTTGATTATCTACAGCTTGGCTTCTCCAGTGAGAACTAACCCAAAAACTGGTATTACCCATCGTTCTACGCTAAAACCAATTGGTGGTACTTTCTCTGATAAAACAGTTGATTTCCACACGGGCATTGTTTCTACAGTAACTATTGAACCTGCAAACGAAGAAGAAATTGAAAATACAGTTGCGGTAATGGGCGGCGAAGATTGGGAAATGTGGATAGATGACATGAAAGCTGCTGGTGTATTGGCCGAAGGTGCTATTACAGTTGCTTACTCGTACATTGGCCCTGCAGTTACCGAAGCAGTTTACCGAAAAGGAACTATTGGCAGAGCGAAAGATCATTTAGAGGCTACGGCTTTTACCATTAGCGATAAATTAGCTGATTTGAACGGAAAGGCTTATGTTTCTGTAAACAAAGCGTTGGTTACACAAGCAAGTTCGGCTATTCCAGTTATTCCTTTGTATATTTCTTTCTTGTACAAAACCATGAAAGAAAAAGGTTTACACGAAGGTTGCATCGAACAAATTGAGCGTTTGTTTGCTCAACGTTTGTATACTGGCGGCGATGTTCCTGTTGACGAAAAAGGTCGTATCAGAATTGACGATTGGGAAATGCAGGATGATGTACAAGCTGCAGTTGCCGAACTTTGGAAAACTGCCGATACCGACACTTTACCTCAAACAGGCGATTTAGCGGGTTATAAAAAAGATTTCTTAAACCTTTTTGGGTTTGATGTGGCTGGTGTTGATTACGCTGCCGATGCAAATGAAATGGTAGAGATACCTGGTTTGCAGAAGGCAGAAGCATAG
- a CDS encoding ATP-binding protein, translated as MKYLYLLVLVFLGLTFPVFAQWDNSYQKGKVFDSLYVSYISDVKNRPAIEALLNKQYQEAKDEEVLGFIKVVKFCVTVGSGATSNEMDKFVEHVLKNYKQFPNLQARALHTVGYHYFIGELNYEKAFNSYGRLEKLLEVYNEKEITDYANYCANIITAYYKFEDFGKAIKMGKRCLKIAENKWYLYNTIGLCYKGLANVDSSFVYFGKALEEAKKKKMADVYRTIALGNIGYNYYLLKDYSKAKPLIETDLNGGLKLKDPGLISGAATPLADIFLAEGNVVKAKAMLKLARNGIAESKQLERLEKLFPVQSKYYELLGDTEQALAYRDSSIKAIKRNDSVFNGLLVMRVQQKNHLEKIAEEKSKLESYRKVSQIRLWTIVVFFFLVVLIFFIIRAYRLQRGKDKKKIEELNRIIELRERLSADMHDDVGSTLSSISLYTHSLIMQSPEDQQKSTLEKIKKNAQDVQESISDIIWSVNPNMDTMEQTIARMRAFGADLAECAGICFDFEVKGSMIVQPLTMVVRKNLYLIYKEAVNNAVKYSGGTKLVAVLDINEAGFSLKIADNGSGFDNSVVNVGNGLLNMKRRAEEIGGKLQIATALGKGTHLLLTFSGFRSS; from the coding sequence GTGAAGTATCTATATCTGTTGGTTTTAGTTTTTCTCGGCTTAACCTTTCCTGTTTTTGCCCAATGGGATAATAGCTATCAAAAAGGGAAAGTTTTTGATTCGTTGTATGTTTCTTACATTTCAGATGTCAAAAATCGCCCAGCTATAGAAGCTCTGCTAAATAAACAATACCAAGAAGCCAAAGATGAAGAAGTACTAGGTTTTATTAAAGTAGTTAAATTTTGCGTAACGGTAGGTAGTGGCGCCACTTCAAATGAAATGGATAAGTTTGTGGAGCATGTGCTGAAAAACTATAAGCAGTTTCCGAATTTACAAGCTAGAGCGCTACATACCGTAGGTTATCATTATTTTATTGGAGAGTTAAATTACGAGAAGGCTTTTAATTCTTATGGTAGGTTAGAGAAATTACTTGAGGTTTATAATGAAAAAGAGATTACCGATTATGCCAACTATTGTGCAAACATTATTACCGCCTATTATAAATTTGAAGATTTTGGAAAGGCCATTAAAATGGGCAAAAGATGTCTAAAAATAGCCGAAAACAAATGGTATCTGTATAACACTATAGGTTTGTGCTATAAGGGCTTAGCTAATGTAGATTCTTCTTTTGTTTACTTTGGTAAAGCTTTAGAAGAAGCCAAGAAGAAGAAAATGGCAGATGTTTATAGAACAATTGCACTAGGTAACATTGGCTATAATTATTACTTGTTAAAAGATTACAGCAAGGCTAAGCCGCTCATAGAAACAGACCTCAATGGTGGATTGAAATTAAAAGATCCTGGTTTGATATCTGGTGCGGCTACGCCATTGGCAGATATTTTTTTAGCAGAAGGGAATGTGGTTAAGGCTAAAGCAATGCTTAAGCTGGCCAGAAATGGTATTGCCGAAAGTAAACAACTCGAAAGGTTAGAAAAGCTTTTTCCTGTACAAAGTAAATATTACGAGTTGCTCGGGGATACAGAACAAGCCTTGGCTTATCGAGATTCGAGTATCAAAGCAATTAAGCGAAACGATTCTGTTTTTAACGGGCTTTTGGTAATGCGGGTGCAGCAAAAAAACCATTTGGAAAAAATAGCGGAAGAAAAAAGCAAGCTTGAAAGCTACCGTAAAGTTTCTCAAATTAGACTTTGGACTATTGTCGTGTTTTTCTTTTTGGTAGTGTTGATTTTCTTCATCATTAGGGCTTACAGGTTACAAAGAGGTAAGGATAAGAAAAAAATTGAAGAGCTCAATCGTATCATCGAACTTAGAGAGCGGCTTAGTGCAGATATGCACGACGATGTGGGTAGCACTTTAAGTAGTATATCTCTTTATACACATTCGCTCATTATGCAATCTCCCGAAGATCAACAGAAATCTACATTGGAAAAGATCAAAAAAAATGCGCAAGATGTACAAGAAAGCATTAGTGATATTATATGGAGTGTAAATCCGAATATGGATACGATGGAACAGACCATTGCAAGGATGAGGGCTTTTGGAGCAGATTTGGCAGAATGTGCCGGAATTTGTTTTGATTTTGAGGTTAAGGGATCTATGATAGTGCAGCCTTTAACAATGGTAGTTAGGAAAAATTTATACCTTATTTATAAAGAAGCTGTAAATAATGCTGTAAAATATAGTGGAGGAACTAAGTTGGTGGCAGTTTTAGATATAAATGAGGCAGGTTTCAGCTTGAAAATTGCAGACAATGGAAGTGGATTTGATAATTCTGTAGTAAATGTTGGGAATGGATTGCTAAACATGAAACGAAGGGCAGAAGAAATAGGAGGGAAATTGCAAATAGCTACAGCATTAGGTAAAGGAACCCATTTACTTTTAACCTTTAGTGGTTTTAGGAGTAGCTAA